Proteins encoded within one genomic window of Eleutherodactylus coqui strain aEleCoq1 chromosome 1, aEleCoq1.hap1, whole genome shotgun sequence:
- the ZBTB8A gene encoding zinc finger and BTB domain-containing protein 8A isoform X2, whose product MDIVTYHTRLLQQLDEQRKKDLFCDCHIMVEGQMFKAHRNLLFASSGYFKMLLSQSCKDMSKPTTATFDVFSADTFTAILDFVYSGKLPLSGQNVIEVMSAASYLQMTDVIRICKMFIKSSLDISEKDCYSSMSNSGRRHHSGHQSVCNASWEIGSYPLHESDDDISECIENGHSWTPYSSQTRSKESHCNEMTRAVATTVLDIPQLPNSTCSPDNLENTDSEAIDAVCDPDMSHGGHPTEETEAILNFLTASHHRGRRRSSYKSRAIQADQIYATMPTIMGVLGGWGEEVIPSMRFKCPFCSHMVKRKTDLKRHLRSHTGERPYPCKACGKRFTRMEHMRNHFRTIHEAGKLICRRCKRPVTDESGQVVQEGTRRFRLCNECVAEVGVNNFPIELDEYEDHPIILSGDEEKESPPWTFHREREMTEPQLIDDTSSDLVIHEVMDSDDDIKPIEC is encoded by the exons ATGGATATTGTCACTTATCATACTCGACTCCTGCAGCAGTTGGATGAACAGAGGAAGAAAGACCTGTTTTGTGACTGTCACATCATGGTAGAAGGCCAGATGTTCAAGGCTCATAGAAATCTTCTTTTTGCCAGTAGTGGGTACTTCAAAATGCTGCTGTCCCAGAGCTGCAAGGACATGAGCAAACCTACAACAGCCACCTTTGATGTCTTCTCTGCTGACACGTTCACGGCCATCCTAGATTTTGTCTATTCTGGCAAACTACCCCTGTCTGGGCAGAATGTCATTGAAGTTATGTCAGCGGCTAGTTATTTGCAAATGACTGATGTCATCCGCATATGCAAAATGTTTATTAAATCCTCCCTGGATATCAGTGAAAAGGATTGTTACTCTAGTATGTCAAACAGTGGCAGAAGGCACCACTCAGGTCACCAAAGTGTTTGCAATGCAAGTTGGGAGATAGGTAGCTATCCATTACATGAGTCGGATGATGATATTTCTGAATGCATAGAAAATGGGCATTCTTGGACTCCATATAGTAGCCAAACTAGGTCTAAAGAGTCACACTGTAATGAAATGACCAGAGCTGTAGCAACTACAGTCCTAGATATCCCTCAATTACCCAATTCAACTTGCTCTCCTGACAACTTGGAGAACACTGATTCAGAGGCAATTGATGCTGTCTGTGACCCAGACATGTCTCATGGTGGACACCCAACTGAAGAGACTGAAGCCATTTTAAATTTCTTGACAGCGAGTCATCATAGAGGAAGAAGGAGATCATCATATAAAAGCCGAGCAATCCAAGCTGACCAGATCTATGCCACAATGCCAACTATCATGGGTGTTCTAGGAGGCTGGGGAGAAG AGGTTATACCAAGTATGCGTTTCAAATGCCCATTTTGTTCACATATGGTTAAGAGAAAGACAGATCTGAAACGCCACCTGCGATCCCATACAGGGGAACGTCCATACCCTTGCAAGGCATGTGGAAAAAGGTTTACCAGGATGGAGCACATGCGCAATCATTTCCGAACG ATTCACGAGGCTGGGAAACTTATATGCAGGAGGTGTAAGCGTCCAGTGACAGATGAATCAGGGCAGGTGGTCCAGGAGGGAACGAGGCGATTTCGGTTATGTAATGAATGCGTGGCTGAAGTCGGAGTCAACAATTTTCCTATTGAGTTAGATGAATATGAGGATCACCCTATAATCTTGTCcggtgatgaggagaaagaatCACCACCTTGGACCTTCCATCGAGAAAGAGAGATGACTGAACCACAACTTATAGATGACACTTCTTCTGACTTGGTTATACATGAAGTCATGGATAGTGATGATGATATCAAACCAATTGAATGTTAG
- the ZBTB8A gene encoding zinc finger and BTB domain-containing protein 8A isoform X1 → MDIVTYHTRLLQQLDEQRKKDLFCDCHIMVEGQMFKAHRNLLFASSGYFKMLLSQSCKDMSKPTTATFDVFSADTFTAILDFVYSGKLPLSGQNVIEVMSAASYLQMTDVIRICKMFIKSSLDISEKDCYSSMSNSGRRHHSGHQSVCNASWEIGSYPLHESDDDISECIENGHSWTPYSSQTRSKESHCNEMTRAVATTVLDIPQLPNSTCSPDNLENTDSEAIDAVCDPDMSHGGHPTEETEAILNFLTASHHRGRRRSSYKSRAIQADQIYATMPTIMGVLGGWGEGEQVIPSMRFKCPFCSHMVKRKTDLKRHLRSHTGERPYPCKACGKRFTRMEHMRNHFRTIHEAGKLICRRCKRPVTDESGQVVQEGTRRFRLCNECVAEVGVNNFPIELDEYEDHPIILSGDEEKESPPWTFHREREMTEPQLIDDTSSDLVIHEVMDSDDDIKPIEC, encoded by the exons ATGGATATTGTCACTTATCATACTCGACTCCTGCAGCAGTTGGATGAACAGAGGAAGAAAGACCTGTTTTGTGACTGTCACATCATGGTAGAAGGCCAGATGTTCAAGGCTCATAGAAATCTTCTTTTTGCCAGTAGTGGGTACTTCAAAATGCTGCTGTCCCAGAGCTGCAAGGACATGAGCAAACCTACAACAGCCACCTTTGATGTCTTCTCTGCTGACACGTTCACGGCCATCCTAGATTTTGTCTATTCTGGCAAACTACCCCTGTCTGGGCAGAATGTCATTGAAGTTATGTCAGCGGCTAGTTATTTGCAAATGACTGATGTCATCCGCATATGCAAAATGTTTATTAAATCCTCCCTGGATATCAGTGAAAAGGATTGTTACTCTAGTATGTCAAACAGTGGCAGAAGGCACCACTCAGGTCACCAAAGTGTTTGCAATGCAAGTTGGGAGATAGGTAGCTATCCATTACATGAGTCGGATGATGATATTTCTGAATGCATAGAAAATGGGCATTCTTGGACTCCATATAGTAGCCAAACTAGGTCTAAAGAGTCACACTGTAATGAAATGACCAGAGCTGTAGCAACTACAGTCCTAGATATCCCTCAATTACCCAATTCAACTTGCTCTCCTGACAACTTGGAGAACACTGATTCAGAGGCAATTGATGCTGTCTGTGACCCAGACATGTCTCATGGTGGACACCCAACTGAAGAGACTGAAGCCATTTTAAATTTCTTGACAGCGAGTCATCATAGAGGAAGAAGGAGATCATCATATAAAAGCCGAGCAATCCAAGCTGACCAGATCTATGCCACAATGCCAACTATCATGGGTGTTCTAGGAGGCTGGGGAGAAGGTGAGC AGGTTATACCAAGTATGCGTTTCAAATGCCCATTTTGTTCACATATGGTTAAGAGAAAGACAGATCTGAAACGCCACCTGCGATCCCATACAGGGGAACGTCCATACCCTTGCAAGGCATGTGGAAAAAGGTTTACCAGGATGGAGCACATGCGCAATCATTTCCGAACG ATTCACGAGGCTGGGAAACTTATATGCAGGAGGTGTAAGCGTCCAGTGACAGATGAATCAGGGCAGGTGGTCCAGGAGGGAACGAGGCGATTTCGGTTATGTAATGAATGCGTGGCTGAAGTCGGAGTCAACAATTTTCCTATTGAGTTAGATGAATATGAGGATCACCCTATAATCTTGTCcggtgatgaggagaaagaatCACCACCTTGGACCTTCCATCGAGAAAGAGAGATGACTGAACCACAACTTATAGATGACACTTCTTCTGACTTGGTTATACATGAAGTCATGGATAGTGATGATGATATCAAACCAATTGAATGTTAG